In Perca fluviatilis chromosome 14, GENO_Pfluv_1.0, whole genome shotgun sequence, a genomic segment contains:
- the LOC120573428 gene encoding N-acyl-aromatic-L-amino acid amidohydrolase (carboxylate-forming) B-like, producing MEVDEVVCLPRLPRVAVCGGTHGNELSGVYLVRELLKAEKKVTEKEEEEPPSVLMVLSNPRAMQQCRRYVDTDLNRCFTHAKLNGPIPDDAPYEIIRSRELNATLGPKGNPEAVDLVCDLHNTTANMGLCFIAYSDCDWICLHIFRHLQRQMPDVPMRYIHFDVSNKESYSLDSVGKHGFAMEIGPQPHGVVRSNIYTAMKVGVQHMLDWVRIFNSGTIFEGGCVDVFTMIKHIDYPRDNETRNITAAIHPQVQDRDFCLLHPEDPLFQTFSGETLRYKGKEPLYPFFINECAYYEKGIALSLARKRRVTIPAIRVQTEQQQRANEQEFASEEEE from the exons ATGGAGGTAGACGAGGTGGTGTGTTTGCCAAGGTTGCCCCGGGTCGCTGTGTGCGGTGGTACACATGGCAACGAGCTGTCTGGGGTGTACTTAGTGAGAGAGCTGCTGAAGGCAGAGAAGAAAGTGacggagaaggaggaggaagaaccCCCGTCAGTGCTGATGGTGCTGTCAAACCCGCGGGCCATGCAGCAGTGCCGCAGATACGTCGACACCGACCTCAACCGCTGCTTCACCCACGCCAAGCTCAA TGGTCCCATACCAGACGATGCCCCCTACGAGATAATCAGATCCAGAGAACTGAACGCCACGCTGGGTCCAAAAGGAAATCCTGAGGCGGTGGATCTTGTTTGTGACCTCCACAACACCACTGCCAACATGGGCCTGTGCTTCATCGCGTACTCTGACTGTGACTGGATCTGCCTGCACATATTTAGACATCTGCAG aggcagatGCCTGATGTACCAATGAGGTACATCCATTTTGACGTCTCCAATAAAGAATCATATTCCCTTGATTCAGTGGGAAAACATGGCTTTG CCATGGAGATCGGCCCACAGCCCCACGGTGTGGTGAGGTCAAACATCTATACGGCAATGAAAGTTGGTGTGCAGCACATGCTCGATTGGGTCCGTATCTTCAACTCAG GTACTATTTTTGAAGGAGGATGTGTGGATGTGTTCACTATGATTAAACACATTGACTACCCAAGAGACAATGAGACTCGAAACATCACAGCAGCCATTCATCCTCAAGTCCAG GACCGAGACTTCTGCCTGCTCCACCCTGAAGACCCACTGTTCCAGACTTTCTCAGGCGAAACTCTGAGGTATAAAGGCAAAGAACCTCTTTATCCTTTCTTCATCAATGAATGTGCATATTACGAAAAGGGCATCGCTCTCTCCCTGGCAAGGAAAAGGCGTGTTACGATTCCTGCAATCCGGGTGCAGACAGAGCAGCAGCAACGAGCTAACGAACAGGAATTTGCATCAGAAGAAGAGGAGTGA